The Canis lupus baileyi chromosome 26, mCanLup2.hap1, whole genome shotgun sequence DNA window TGTTACTGCTATTGCTGTTGGCTCTTGTTAAGGCTAACATATATTGactgcttactgtgtgccaggcaccgtgtCAAATGTCTTAAGATGTATTGACTCATTTAAGCCTCCCAACAATGCCATGAGGCAGcctcattttctagatgaggaaattaaggtaCAGAatggttaggtaacttgcccagagtcacacagatAGTCATGAACCTAGGCTGTCTAGATCCAAAGCTACTCTGCTAGCCACTGAGCTATCTTGCCTCAAATATTACTACTCTCTAGAAGAATTCCCCTTTGCTTGCCTAAGTCCAGAGGGAATTCCAAGAGGGGTGAGGAGAGCTGAATCCAGCGTGATAAAATCCAGAAGGAGGAGGTACTCTTACTCTAAAATGAGATCCCGGCTCAGGGCAATAATCTGAACCATCCCTGGTTATTTCCTGCCTCACCCCTACCATTTTGAACTTGCCAAAGTGAACCTGGGAACAGGTTTAGACAATGAGGACAGCAGAGAAGGTCCCACCTGGGGTAGCAGCCAGGGGGTGATGCAGGGTGCTTGCCCAGGGCAATCACCTGGGTCTCTGTGGATGTGTGAACATGTGCAGTGGAAGATGAGGATTTTGTGTGTGGAGCTGTCTGTCTCTGGGCAGAGGCAGCATGGCCAGCCTGCCTGGGAACCCATTCCATCTGTGCCACCCACTGGACATGTGACCCCACCAAACGACTCActgttttgttccttattttCCTCCTGTATATAAAAATTGATATGATGACAGTAATGGTACCAACCTGATAGGCTTTTCCTGAAGATTCAATGAGCTCATCCAGGTAAGTGCTTAAAATAGTGCTGGGCACCGAGATAGGAGCAGATATGTCCAACATATGTGTTTTATAGGATTAAAGATGTAAAGGGATGAGTGCCTATATATGCATGTGAGGGCACCTAAGGGTACACAGTGGAAGGGATCTAAGGTGCCAGGGGAATGAGCTTCTCTTTGGTTTGTAGGAGAAGGACGTGCTCATGGgagtgtgtgcatgcaggtgTGTGTGATTTGTGTACACTGGAGGCATATGCATTCTCTAAACATGTGAGGATGTTCACTGCAGACCCCAGTTACCACACAAAGAAGCTCCTGGCCCCAAGACAAGTCATTGAGGCTCTGTGCACCTCAATATCCCCAGCTGTGCAATGGGTGGGGTTATTACCTCAAAGGCAGCCATGAAAACCATGGAGTCATGGATGTTGAAGCTCCATACCCGTGCAAGGGCCTGTGACACGGGAGAAGTTCTGTGGAGTATGCTGACAGAGTAGGGTGCAATTGCTGGCACTCCTGGGTAAGTGCCAAGACTGCATGTGCCTCCCGGCGGCTGCAGAGTTCCCTCAGGGTGCCACAGGCCCCAGCCTGCCACAGGCACATAAGCCCTTCGTCCAGTTTCTCTCATGGGAcatctgaggcccagagaaggacaGGGCCTTACCTCAGGACACCCAGCACTCTGGAGGCAGGGACGGGGCTAGATCAGAGCCAAGCTCCCTCGTCCTTCTGGCGTGGTGGTAAGGGCCTGTCTAGGTCAGGGTCAGCACCCccgtccctccctgcctctgcctgccccacTCCCCCGGCGTCCAGCAGGAAGGTGTGTGCTTTGGCAGCAGGCACTGTCTGGGCCGGGAGGCTGAGGCCGGGTGGCTGCCTAGGCTGGGAATTCCATGTGTCTGGGGAGAACCCCAGCCCACAGCCCTTCGCTGCCACCTGGCTCAGCCTGGCACCCGGAGACTGCCTGGGAATTCTCAGAAGTCCCTGGAAGAGAAGGCTGAAGGCTTCCAAATgctttgactttgttttttttctataacaTCTTTCTTGTAGGTCTACCCCCTCCATTACGGAAATATTGCTTGTTCTTTGTGAGGAATACAAGTAATCAgagaagagaaattaaattttctttttttttttttaactctttcttaGCCTATAATTACAGCAACTTGGAGACCAAAGGGGCTTtgataatacacacacacacacacacacacgcgtatAGACATCTGCTTGCTTATGCATGTATCTgtatgagaacacacacacacactcatacacacttAATGGAGAACACACTTGTGTGTCAGGCACAGTCCTAAGTGCTCCACAAGAGCTGTGCAATCCTCATGACAATGCTATAAGGTAAGTACCATCActacccctattttacagatgaggtacAAAATGATTGACTGACTTGCTCAAGGACATCCAGTTAGTGAGTGAAATGAGGACTTGAACCCAGAGCCGTCGCTTAATAAATGAAGCTGCCTAATGCTATGTTAGAGCAGCATGGTGGTCAATACCCTCCTAGGCTTTTCCCCTTTGCATTGATATTGGTTTGGTTACAAAAGTAGCATCCTTTTTACATACTAacagggtcctggggtcacaCTTGAATTTGAATCGCAGACACACTGGCTTGACTTGGGGTGTGTCCCTTCACCTCTCAggcccagtttcttcatctgtgaaatggggagcTATAGTATCTGCTTCTCAGGGCTGGCTGAGCTTGTATGCGCAAAGCGCTCAGcccaggcctggcacatagtaggtgctcatcaGGCGGGGTCAAGTTAATTGCCTGCTCTGAGGCTGGTCGGCTTTGTAGGGAAAGCAGTCCGAGAATACTCTCCCCAGTGCTGGGGTCTGGAAGGCAAAGAAAAGCCTCCGCATCTGGGGTGTCCGAGGTGAGGGGTGGCATTTCCCCCCGGAGTCCCTGCCACTGTCCCATCCCTACCCGGAGCAGCAGCTGGGCCCCAGcccccgacaccccgacaccccgGTGGAAGCAGGAGCAGCCCAGGCgccagaaggagggagggaaaagcccACAACCGGGCAGGCGGAGCCTCCTGTCCCAGTCTGGCCCggctggaaggggagggggctgcggggcccggaCGTCAGATGCCATCAGCTCCCAGGGGACCATTAAAGTCGCCGAGCTGCCAGGCGGGCCAGGGTGTCTACAGAGGTCCCTGCGTCCTCGGCGCCTGCTGCCACCCGCCTGGGCTGCCCGGCCTGGGTACGCGCCCCGGGGAGGCTGCCGCCCGGTCTCCCGCGCTCCCCTCTCTGGCTCTCTTCTCCTTAactccatctctccctctgtcttctctgttcttccttcccCTGTCTTTccccctgtctttctctctccttccctctgcttccgTCTctcccatgctctttctctttccctcctcaccGTGTCCCATCCGCGCCTTATCTTTCCACCTTCCAATGTCCTTCATCCCTGttctctgtacctttttttttccagatgccTTTTTggtctctctcattttcttcctctctgcttctctttttctcttcctctctcatccTCTGCCATCTGGTTCTTCCTGTGTCTCACTCTCAACCTCAAAAATGCAGCACCTCAAAGACGAGAGGGTCCCGCCGCATGATGCCCCGGGGACTGTTGGCCCTGCGCTGCTGAGGGCATCGATGGAGCCCACTTGGGGCAGGATTGGTGAAGAGGGTGTCCAGGCTGGAGAGGACTGGTGTCCGTCTCCTGGactggtgggatggagccctggctTTGAAGTGGTAGTGCCATCTGCATCACATGGCCCGATCAGGATTAGCTACCATCCGGGCATTTCCTTCCATCCCTCAATACACTGAGTCCACTGGGGCAGGAAGGACAGGGTGTTGGGCACCAGGACTAGAGCTGAGTCGGGAGATCTTTGCCAAGTTCCCAGGGGTTGGCATCATCGGGGTGGCAGTGCTGGAGAACACTCAGGGTTTGGTGCCCTCATGCCCACCCCCTCCAGGCAGCCGACTCTGACTGCACCAGGTGACGTGTGACCCTTCCAGCCAGCTATGCCCCTGCTGCCCAGCACCGTGGGCCTGGCAGGCCTACTCTTCTGGGGAGGCCAGACAGTGAATGCCTTGATGCCCAATGCCACCCTGGCACTGGCCCAGACCGAGGGCACAGCTGTGTGGCCTCTGAGTGGCCTGGGGGTGCCCCGGTACCGGCGGAAGCGCCACATCTCTGCTGGGGACATGAGTGCCTTACTGGATTATCACAACCACATCCGGGCCAGTGTGCACCCACCTGCGGCCAACATGGAGTATATGGTGAGTTCCCATGCCCTCCCCTGCGCCCTTTCTAGCAACTGCCGGTCAACCCAGTGTGTTCTGGAAGGGCTGGACCATCACCAGCCTGGCCCCACCGGCCAGCATCTGGGGGTCTGTGTCCTGAGGAAAGGGCAGGAATTGATCTACGCATTTaatggatgagaaaactaaagcagtTGCACAGGTCCTCTTGGGAAGCAGGGTCAGCTAACTGCTACGtatggagcacctactgtgtgcctacCCATAACCTACACACAACCCTGAGGGGACTCCTCTTCCTTCAAGATGGggattatcatctccattttccaATAAAGAAATTGAGATACAGAGAATTAATTTGCCAAAGGTCATCCAACTGGGATTCTAATCCAGGTCTGCCTGCTGCTAATGATTGTGGTCttagtgcttgcttcagcagcacatacacTAAGATTGTGGTCTTAACAGACACGATACTCCACCCCAGGGTTTTGGCTTCCTGCTAGAGACCTGCAGGGTGGGTGGCTGGAGCTTTCTGTGCAATTGTCTCTTTGCTTTAGGGTCTGATGGACACACAGACAGGAAGAGGATGCCAGTTATCACAGTGATGATTGCCTCTAGGAGGCAGAGTTTGGGGACTGGTGGTGGGGACTCGCACCTGAAGGTCTCAAGCAGAGGAAAACCTGCAAGTGACCAGCTGAAAAAGCTGAGATGTGTTTCCTTAAAGAGGCAGGGCCAGAGGCtgtcaccccaatcccccagaAGTCAGACTCTGGCATGGAAGAGGGGACCTTTCTCTTTATCGCAGTTCCTCCCCTAGGACCTTTGTCCCAGACCAACCTGGAGAGATAGGCTTCTAGCCCACCCACAGATTTCTTTAGGGAAAGAGGTTGCCAGTCCACCCCCCTCCAAGACAAATACATGCTACAGCCTGAAAATTCCTATGCTTTTACAATGTGTCTATTCACTTGTGTGCTAGCTGCTGCTCAGAGCCAGGTACCATGCTAAGCCTTGTGGACACTGCTGAGAACAGGATGAACAAGTGTCTTCCTTCAGGGAcatgataaaaaacaaatatccacaACACAAGATATGGGTAATATAATGTCAAACAGGAATAAGGTGTTAAGATATGGGTAACATAATGTCAAGTAGGAATTAGATGTTGGAGAAGGGTGGGGATAGGAGCCAGGATAGCAGGCAGCTGGAGGTGGGGGttattaatttgttcattgaAAGACTCATTCATTTATTAGCACAGTGACTGGCACGTGGAAGGTCCTTCATTTTTCAAACAGTGACACATTTACTGTGCATGCAAGGCACTCATCCTAGTAAGTGTTTAATTAGAACATGTGTGGTAGAACAGAGAGAGTTAAATATCTCACCATGGATCCCAGTAGGGCCAATGAATGTGGATTTGATGTTAGCATACCCcttgcctcagtttacccctttgttgcataaagaaaatattccttCGCTTTTCCTAAGACTGTGAATCGGACAACCCTGAGGACATGTTTGGACCTGTTCCTTGGTATCCCTGTGTCTTCTTGGCTAGCTGGCTTCTGCCTGCAGGACAGGCATCTGACTAAGTACCCTTTGCTCAAGGAGCCCTTTTTCTCCCACAGCGTCCCCAAAAGTTCCAGTCCCCTGTTTCACATTTTCACACCCACCAGGATTGTAATGATTGCTTAATGTCTCATCTTTACTAGACTGTGAGTCCTGGGTGCCTAGAAATATTGttcaatatttgctgaatgaacaaataaaatgaatgcaTGACTCATATCTCTGAAAATCCCAGGAAGTCAGAGTGGAAGgaaattggtatttttttaaagtgatgctttttcaaattataaaacttgGGGCATTCACACATTGGAAAATTATGAAGCTGTTAGGAGAGATGAGGAGGGCATTCTCTATGTGCTGATGTGGGATAACCACTAAGATAAGATAACCTGTTTGATTGAGTGAAAACAGCAAGGGGTCAGATAGACAGTTTGGCCAGctgtcatttgtgtgtgtgtgtgtgtgtgtgtgtgtgtgtgtgtgtgtataatataaatattataaatatataaatattttatatatgtatatacaattatatatatttattaattatatatatacacacacacttgtgtgtatatatacttgtACAGGTATAGAATATTTCTGGAAGAGGATGCCAGGAATCACAGTGATGGTTGCCTCTAAGGAGCAGGATGGCTGGAGGAACAAGTATAGGATTGAGATGAGAGACTTTCCACTTTTCCTCCTTTGGGTATCTCATATATTATATTTGTGCATGTTTTCactatgcagaaaaaaacattttgaatttgaatatttaatgttaaaataaatatgttttaagaatacaataaataaaataaaaagccagttCCGTCCCCATCACCCTGGGCTCAGCCACTTGTAGGGACTGCTAACTCCTGGACAAATAGCCCCGGACCTGCTCAGAGCAGAGAACCTCCAGcttgaggtccagttgtggaggGGGAAGGTTGCTGGAAGAGGAGTCAGAGGTCTGGGTGTGGGTCTTGGCTCTGGTGAGGACTTGCTGTTTCCGACTCAGTTTCCTAATTTGTCCAGTGGATTTGGTGCAGGGTTCCGAAGAGATGGAGTTAGTGGCACCAGGGAAATGCGCATCTTTGGATACTGCTGGGATGTTGGTGATGTCCCTCCTGGGGAATTTCATGGCCTTTCTTTCCCCAGGTCTGGGACGAGCGGCTGGCCAGGTCTGCCGAGGCCTGGGCCACCCAGTGCATCTGGGCCCATGGGCCCTCACAGCTGATGAGATACGTGGGCCAGAACCTCTCCATCCATTCTGGCCGGTGAGTGAccttctgcccttccttctcTTGGTCACTCAACAAAGTCCCCAAGCAAGGTGGTGGCAGAGCAGCTTCTCCGTTCCTCAGCCAGCATCTTCCATCTTCTCTGCCTCCCCAGGTACCGCTCGGTGGTGGATCTCGTGAAGTCTTGGTCTGAGGAAAGGCGCCATTACTCATTTCCGGCCCCCAGGGACTGTCAGCCGCACTGCCCCTGGCGGTGCAGTGGCCCTGTCTGCTCCCACTATACCCAGGTACCACTTTGTCGGGACTGAGGGCTGAGGGAGAACAAATCCTGGTAgcttagaagaaaaagaatgtgatGGAACAGAAATTATAGAACATACAAGCCCTAGGGACTTCCTTCCATATGATAAGTGTATTCCTGGAAAGTTGTGTGTATATTGAGTTGAGCTGACTGGATCTGAGTGTCTTGGGTGGGCTCACCAGATAGTTTGACCACCAAAATGGAGATGTGTGATCTGACAAGTTCAAGAATGCTTTTGAATTCAGTAGGTCCAAACctattttctagtattttctgtCTTCTAAGGATCCTACTATCTTCTCCtccttattatcatttttaagtaggttccacacctagtgtggagcccaacacagggcctgaactcacaaccctgagatcaagatctgagctgagatcaagactcaaaCACTTgagtgcctcggtggctcagtcagctaggcacctgcttttggcttaggctgggatcctgggatcctgggatcaagccccacaggggctcagaggggagtctgcttctccctttgcccctcacccctgcatgtgtgctctctcactctcactccctcaaataaataaataaataaaatataaaatcttaaagaaaaaagagttgaatgcttaatcagctgagccacccaggtacccctaggatcccagtatcttaaaaaaaaaaaaaagaagaaaagaaatgctaaaataagagaacaaaaaCTGTACTATATTTTGAGTACTAATATTGAATATGTTACCACTTgttacacataaaaatataatgcaatatAATGTTGCAGGAAATGGGACCAAACCTTCCCATTGTaggacaaatattttcttttggtctGTCCATCTCTCTGTGATTCATTCAGAGTTAATGTCAGAAATCTACATTGGAGACCCTCTAGGAAATGTGAGGCCTAAACCAAATGTTCTTCCTAAAATTATTACCTTCGTTTTaccaaagaagaaactgaggcacggcatggttaagtgacttggccaaagtcacacaCTAGTGATATTGAGGTTCTGACCCAAGCCTGTTTAACTCCAAAGTTGGTGTTTTAACCTCTAACACAATAATGATCTTCAAATGGTAGTTgctagggaaaaaagaaagaaaatgaatagaacaGTACAGAAAATAAGAGCATAGATCGCATGTGAAAAGATTAAATGTTGGTTCACAGAACTTTTGTCCCAAGTGCCTACGTGTTGTATGCTGAGTAACAATTCAAAATTTATTCCTTACTGGTGGGTtgtagtaaaataaattaaaaaaaagaaaaaaagaaaaaaaaaaaagcttgagaaACATTATAGCACAATGTGTCTCCAGGAACATTGGGACAGGCAGATTGTCTCCCACGGGAAGACCTCACCTAATGCATCCACCCTGAACCATGTCCAGGGGCCTCTCAGCCCCAAGGAACCTGGGCCCCCACCCCGAGTCCATCTCAAAGCCTCCCCTGTCATTGTCCTTCCTCAGATGGTGTGGGCTTCCTCCAATCGGCTAGGCTGTGCCATCCACACCTGTGGCAGTATCAACGTCTGGGGCAACACCTGGCATCAGGCGGTGTACTTGGTCTGCAACTATGCCATTAAGTAAGTACAGCACTGAGATGGGGCTGAAGGGCAGGAGGTGGACCCTGAGTGCAATGAACAGAAttccaagagaaggaaaaaagcccAGGACACCCTGCCTTCTTCCCTTCTAAGTAAACTCGATACCATacaattgttttttaatatttatttatttattcattcattcattcatttattcattcacgagagacacacagagagagaggcagagacacaggcagagggagaagcaggctccatgcagggagcccgacgtgggactcaaatctgggatcacgccctgagtcaaaggcaggtgctcaaacactgagccactcaggcgtcccacaGTCTGGTAGTTTTAGAgtcaatgaataattatttttctttactcccccacccccccaattctctaatttccttttctattgCCAAAAGTGACTGGAAGATAGACAGGACCAGGTCAGGTGGACACGTAGCCTCGCTGATGAAGTTAACAGTAGAGAATGTGGTTTAGATGTCTAGACAAGCGAGTTGGCAAATATCTCGCTCTCGAATTAGAGCTGCACACCCATTGACTGGCAACACCTGACAACCACAGTCCTCTCCCAACAAGTGTAGGTAGCTCCTCTAAGCTCATCACAGGAAGTGGGGCAACCAAgaacacaggctccctgcagccagGCACatcccaaaggaaagaaaggaaggatagaATGAGTGTGCTCAGCTCCTCCCTCTAGGCTCCCCAATCAGCTTGGTGGGAGAGAGGTTATGAGTGGCCTTTGTATGCAAATCTCTTGGAAACATGGAGAAAGAGGGATGGGAGTTCCCATCCAACGTACAACACACAAATTTGCCAACATTACTGAttctcatataaaaataagaaaagttctATGTAAACATGATATTTAGAATTTCAAGATTACATACTGATAACCACCTTTTACTCTCAAGTAGCCTTTCAGCACTTACATATTTTTGCCTCCTTATCTCATtgaagagatgaaagagaaagaaggaaggaaagaaggaggggtactgggaaaatgttttctttttttaagagcaagAAACTGACgatcagagaggttaggtaataTATAAAAGTCACAGAGCCAGGAGGTAGCAGAGCTGTTTGAAACACAAGTCTTGATTTCTAGTCTGTGTTCTGTCTACTATACTATTCGGATGCTCTAGAAGTCACTGGTAGCTTGAACACAGATTCTCAAGCTATTTACTTGTTAATGGTGATATCTATTAAAAagtatgggatccctggatggcgcagcggtttggcgcctgcctttggcccagggcgcgatcctggagacccgggatcgaatcccacatcgggctcccagtgcatggagcctgcttctccctctttgtctctgcctctctctctctctctctgtgtgactatcataaataaataaaaattaaaaaataaaaataaaaaaataaaaagtatcagcCCAGCTTTAtcagatacaaaaatacaaagcaaacttTGTTACAAATAGCTTACGAGGCTGTTCCAATTTGAGGATACATTGAATTTTTGCAGCATTGAGTATCAACACTATAGTTGTTAAGATTTTCATGCTCTGGAGCAAGACTGTTAAGGTTCAAATTTGTGATTTAAATTCTCCatgcctgtttcttcatttgcaaaatgggaataaaatagtACCTACTCACTGAATTGTTAAGAGAAGTGATCTGACCCAGGTAACACCCCCAGGCTCATGATAACATGCTGTTGCTTACTGCTatgaccagatctgggtgtgaTGTCCAGCTCTCCCATGTGCGTATAAGGACTTTGGATAAGACGTTTCATCTCTCTGGACCTCggtttcctcttttaaaataggGCTAATCCTACCTGTCTCACAGAGGATCACTGTACATAGTCACTGTACATTTATTCAGCCCATAGTACGTGCTGAATAAATGGTGGCTGTTGTTATAACTGGGTTAGGAACTATTTAAGGGTGGGAAATATATCTGATTCATTCCTATATCCTTTTACTACAGGGatctccgcccccgcccccccccctttttaagcaAAACTTTTTTCCAAGTGGTTAAgttgaacaaaaaaagaatgacttttaTTCCATTACCCCCCAGATATTTCCACTTCCCATCTTCCCTGCCCTCAAATTTCTGGGAGCACCTTTTGAAAACTGCACTCACAGCATCTGGCACAAATCCTGAAGCCCAAAAGATGCTCTggaagtgtttgttgaatgaataagtgaatgaaccCCATATAAAACCAGAAATGCATACTTTTCTAAGGACTTTGGCTGAGTTTACTTACAATCATTCAACAACcacttttagagaaaaaaaaaagataccatatCTGCCCATAAAGAGTGTTCATATGAAGTGTGAGAAAAGAAGACCCTGGACTTGCAAAGATAACACTACAGGCTGGTGGTGAATTACCAGGCAGCCATGAACATGAGTTTTGGAGATGATTTTAGGCCttgagaagaggagggagaaaaagaaaaatctgtgcactgggacagagaagagagatgtGGAAAGGTGGGCTATGTGAACAGGATCCACGGCTGCTA harbors:
- the R3HDML gene encoding peptidase inhibitor R3HDML → MPLLPSTVGLAGLLFWGGQTVNALMPNATLALAQTEGTAVWPLSGLGVPRYRRKRHISAGDMSALLDYHNHIRASVHPPAANMEYMVWDERLARSAEAWATQCIWAHGPSQLMRYVGQNLSIHSGRYRSVVDLVKSWSEERRHYSFPAPRDCQPHCPWRCSGPVCSHYTQMVWASSNRLGCAIHTCGSINVWGNTWHQAVYLVCNYAIKGNWIGEAPYKMGRPCSACPPSYQGTCSSNMCFSGLKSNRLLWF